In a genomic window of Gemmatimonadetes bacterium T265:
- the algR gene encoding DNA-binding response regulator: protein MHAVTAPPAEAPPPRPLRAVVVDDEPLSRRAMRQLLDARPDVEVVAECASAVGLDAVVGRADVLFLDVEMPGRSGLELARTVAEANGGAGGGPPLVVFVTAYDEYALPAFDACAVDYLTKPVAPARLERAMARVHGRLAAAAALAERSTRPRAPAPARPEPPAAAPAASPPTSLVARVGPREVIVPLAAVTLLEADGVYTAVHVAGRRHLVRRALDELEHALAPAHFLRVHRSYLVRRSAIVEARLGTAARRRELVLAGGTVVPVSRRRQAAVARALRTWS from the coding sequence GTGCACGCCGTGACCGCGCCGCCGGCGGAGGCGCCCCCGCCCCGGCCGCTCCGCGCCGTCGTCGTGGACGACGAGCCGCTCTCGCGCCGGGCGATGCGCCAGCTGCTCGACGCGCGCCCCGACGTCGAAGTGGTGGCCGAGTGCGCCTCCGCGGTCGGCCTCGACGCGGTCGTCGGCCGGGCCGACGTGCTCTTTCTGGACGTCGAGATGCCCGGCCGATCGGGGCTCGAGCTGGCGCGGACGGTGGCCGAGGCCAACGGCGGCGCGGGGGGCGGGCCGCCGCTCGTGGTATTCGTCACCGCATACGACGAATACGCCCTGCCGGCGTTCGACGCCTGCGCCGTGGACTACCTCACCAAGCCCGTGGCGCCCGCGCGCCTGGAGCGCGCCATGGCGCGCGTGCACGGGCGCCTCGCCGCGGCGGCGGCGCTCGCCGAGCGCTCGACGCGCCCGCGGGCCCCCGCGCCCGCGCGCCCGGAGCCCCCGGCCGCCGCGCCGGCCGCGTCGCCGCCCACGTCCCTCGTGGCGCGGGTCGGCCCGCGTGAGGTGATCGTCCCCCTCGCCGCGGTGACCCTGCTCGAGGCGGACGGCGTGTACACGGCGGTGCACGTCGCTGGCCGGCGGCACCTCGTGCGCCGCGCCCTGGACGAGTTGGAGCACGCCCTCGCGCCCGCGCACTTCCTCCGCGTCCATCGCTCCTACCTCGTGCGCCGCTCGGCGATCGTCGAAGCGCGGCTGGGCACGGCGGCGCGACGCCGTGAGCTCGTGCTCGCGGGCGGCACGGTCGTCCCCGTGAGCCGGCGACGCCAGGCGGCGGTGGCGCGGGCGCTCCGCACGTGGAGCTGA